The following are from one region of the Populus trichocarpa isolate Nisqually-1 chromosome 8, P.trichocarpa_v4.1, whole genome shotgun sequence genome:
- the LOC7472456 gene encoding uncharacterized protein LOC7472456, whose protein sequence is MRALKNYLCRFNPRNVPSRHFSSSPSPFSKIDELSIEEDAERKIGWLLKSIFVGTAVFVGYQFFPYMGDNMLRQSVSLLHVKDPFFKRSGASRLARFAIDDERRMKIVEIGGAQELLIMLEAAKEDRTRKAALKALAALSQSDEALGALHLAGAISVIKSIPDSSEEAEIEKFKASLLKRFQDLKYENSS, encoded by the exons atGCGCGCGCTTAAGAAC TATTTGTGTCGTTTTAATCCTCGAAATGTTCCATCTCGCCACTTCTCATCATCCCCATCACCATTCAGTAAAATAG ATGAGCTATCCATTGAAGAAGATGCTGAGAGGAAAATTGGATGGTTGCTGAAATCAATCTTTGTCGGGACCGCAGTCTTTGTTGGTTATCAGTTCTTTCCTTACATGG GAGATAATATGTTGCGACAGTCGGTTTCGCTTTTGCACGTTAAAGATCCCTTCTTTAAAAGAAGTGGAGCTTCTAGACTAGCCCGTTTCGCCATTGATG ATGAAAGAAGGATGAAAATAGTGGAGATAGGTGGGGCTCAAGAGTTGTTGATCATGCTGGAAGCTGCAAAAGAAGACCGCACCAGGAAAGCAGCTTTGAAAGCTCTTGCTGCCCTCTCACAGTCAG ATGAAGCTCTAGGAGCTTTACACCTTGCTGGGGCAATATCGGTGATTAAGTCTATCCCAGATTCCTCTGAGGAAGCAGAAATTGAGAAATTCAAGGCTAGCTTACTGAAGAGGTTCCAGGATCTGAAATATGAGAACTCATCTTAA
- the LOC7462108 gene encoding alpha-soluble NSF attachment protein 2 — protein MDLAAKGDDFEKKAEKKLNGWGIFGSKYEDAADLFDKAANNFKLAKSWEKAGSTYVKLGQCHLKLDSKHEAASAYVDAAHCYKKTSTTEAISCLAQAVDMLCDIGRISMAARYFKEIAELYESDANIEKSMEYYDKAADFFQNEDVTTSANQCKQKVAEFAAQLEQYQTSIDIYEEIARQSLKNNLLKYGVKGHLLNAGICHLCKGDVVAITNALERYQEMDPTFSGTREYKLLADIAAAIDEEDIAKFTDVVKEFDSMTPLDSWKTTLLLRVKEKLKAKELEEDDLT, from the exons ATGGATTTGGCAGCAAAAGGAGACGATTTCGAGAAGAAAGCAGAGAAGAAATTGAACGGTTGGGGTATTTTCGGTTCCAAATATGAAGACGCCGCCGATCTCTTCGACAAAGCTGCCAATAATTTCAAGCTCGCTAAATCCT GGGAAAAAGCTGGATCGACGTATGTCAAGCTGGGACAGTGTCATTTGAAG ttggaTAGCAAACATGAAGCTGCCTCGGCTTATGTTGATGCTGCTCATTGTTACAAGAAAACATCCACTACTG AGGCAATATCTTGCTTAGCTCAGGCTGTAGATATGCTTTGCGATATTGGAAGGATCAGTATGGCTGCAAGATATTTCAAG GAAATTGCTGAGTTGTACGAGTCAGatgcaaatattgaaaaatctaTGGAATATTATGATAAGGCTGCTGATTTCTTCCAAAATGAAGATGTAACAACATCTGCCAACCAATGCAAGCAGAAAGTGGCAGAATTTGCTGCTCAGCTCGAACA ATACCAGACTTCAATTGACATTTACGAAGAGATAGCTCGACAatcacttaaaaataatttactgaaGTATGGAGTCAAAGGTCATCTTCTTAATGCTGGCATTTGCCATCTCTGCAAAGGCGATGTTGTTGCAATTACCAATGCATTAGAGCGATATCAG GAGATGGATCCAACTTTTTCAGGAACTCGTGAATATAAACTGCTTGCG GATATTGCTGCTGCCATTGATGAGGAAGATATTGCAAAATTCACTGATGTTGTCAAGGAATTTGATAGCATGACGCCACTG GATTCCTGGAAGACAACCCTTCTATTGAGGGTGAAAGAGAAGCTGAAAGCTAAAGAACTAGAGGAGGATGACCTCACCTAA
- the LOC7462110 gene encoding ribosome biogenesis protein NOP53 has product MGKKAKTSRKGKKAWRANISTEDIDNFFEKSTKDALTGGSLAHVETDSLFFVDKSKDLSVKRKIEKHREKVLRCDSVLHKNPFVQVVPSSSLKRCKKNNKNKKDSEAKDATQDGSKDGAVSGSEMADIWEKEGECDAIARKISKPSVIPAVEVEPPGCSFNPSFEAHQDSLAQAVATEMQKVYQNELGPQPVPLTVPGQVIDEEDMYFLDADNGNDGDGDDTDEEILNENEDSAQEQRPTQTKRVTRVELNKRARRKEQEKKEAAVKKKQKLSKGIDSLPDIIKEIAKEDEEKHKRNIRRIVSKQERLKARPPRLGRHKFEPAPIQVPLSEEITGSLRKIKGCCTLVKDRFKSLEKRGLVVPTAKTKTKRK; this is encoded by the exons ATGGGGAAGAAAGCAAAAACctcaagaaaaggaaagaaagcatGGAGAGCGAACATTAGCACAGAAGACATCGATAATTTCTTCGAGAAATCAACAAAAGACGCTCTTACTGGCGGCTCTCTTGCCCATGTCGAAACCGACTCCCTCTTCTTCGTCGACAAATCCAAAG ATCTTTCTGTGAAGCGGAAAATTGAGAAACACAGGGAGAAAGTGCTTCGTTGCGACAGTGTGCTGCATAAAAACCCTTTTGTTCAAGTGGTGCCATCATCTTCGCTGAAgagatgcaagaaaaataataagaataagaaagaTTCTGAAGCAAAAGATGCGACTCAAGATGGTTCCAAG GATGGTGCTGTTTCGGGTTCAGAGATGGCTGATATATGGGAAAAAGAAG GCGAATGCGATGCCATAGCTAGAAAG ATATCCAAACCTTCAGTTATTCCAGCTGTGGAAGTTGAGCCTCCAGGATGCTCATTCAATCCTTCATTTGAAGCTCATCAG GATTCTTTGGCTCAAGCTGTTGCAACAGAAATGCAGAAAGTTTATCAAAATGAGCTGGGACCTCAGCCTGTCCCTTTAACTGTTCCTGGACAAGtaattgatgaagaagat ATGTACTTTCTTGATGCGGATAATGGgaatgatggtgatggtgatgacaCCGATGAAGAGATCTTGAATGAGAATGAGGATTCTGCACAAGAGCAAAG GCCCACTCAAACAAAGAGGGTGACACGAGTTGAGTTGAATAAGAGAGCAAGGCGTAAAGAGcaggagaaaaaagaagcagcagtgaagaagaaacagaaactTTCCAAAGGAATTGACAG TTTGCCAGATATCATTAAGGAAATAGCGAAAGAGGATGAGGAGAAGCATAAGAGAAACATCCGGAGAATAGTATCAAAGCAAGAAAGACTAAAGGCGCGTCCACCTCGCTTGGGAAGGCACAA GTTTGAGCCTGCCCCTATTCAAGTACCGTTATCTGAAGAGATTACTGGATCCCTCCGTAAAATAAAG ggTTGCTGCACCTTAGTAAAGGATCGATTTAAAAGCCTGGAGAAAAGAGGACTGGTTGTTCCAAcagccaaaaccaaaaccaaaag GAAGTAG